In the genome of Plasmodium yoelii strain 17X genome assembly, chromosome: 14, one region contains:
- a CDS encoding DNA-directed RNA polymerase III largest subunit produces MNRQIIKLITEGKISEKKNIDNQLIKHSLEEIIVNFKNYNKSISENNLLNNIIRYTKIVTISSYHLNHMYKNIIYPLLKNKQLHFTLIPNIVHTYKKKKKYNFILKEINEYIIHNILKKNIYTHDNLNNWISVLQVFSSKYNNINYIPLLKFILFPQYYDQNIVTKQANPIDMHTKGDDENVAHGLVSSQYDNDNDDNNDNDDNNDDNNNSSNNSSSNNNCTMNKQNDDILLLNNLDYKMFDILVPRTFCVLINILSNVDRQYSNVNLSVPFSFSFFFYNSYIYNKIVNMLPQFNNIDLCLIIDSFHKFKYPNNNYLFKCIEKEVFKRINTFDIYQISIIFQKLSKYWNYYSIDDHKKMEHFSIIFIKNIQKYLFHYLLNNKKKNKYILYTENKHSLIQIVPMFFLAYVKNVPFFFPYYITFSKFLNLQLFLLAKYVILLKNKHTKSCTTTSQNSNTTQTCNTSQSCNILNTGPDDIKHISNHLENMNQTISNLIYSITGYLYNILTLCKKNEENKIVLTHFSLTLVNIYKLLDYFNFFYNNRKIISSKEHNTFIIPLHKSQLLTFLYIYWGFIIKLFYYLNNIQPTENNIYNSLLTDYKIFYHINKVTPKNDFFYFIKLKYIKKIFQIITTLDTVNSTTIMKESLKRNNMHIAHIYSDILNIINEKKLTSQNYFFNRQIIASYTISVLCRSN; encoded by the coding sequence ATGAATAGGCAAATAATAAAGCTAATTACTGAAGGAAAAAtatcagaaaaaaaaaacatagaCAATCAGctgattaaacatagtttAGAAGAAATAATagttaattttaaaaattataataaatcaataagtgaaaataatttattaaataatattattcgATATACAAAAATTGTTACAATTAGTTCATATCATTTAAAccatatgtataaaaatattatttatccattattaaaaaataaacaacttCATTTTACTTTAATACCTAATATTGTTCatacttataaaaaaaaaaaaaaatataattttattttaaaagaaataaatgaatatattattcataatatattaaaaaaaaatatatatacacatgataatttaaataattggATTAGTGTATTACAAGTTTTTTCatcaaaatataacaatataaattatattcctttgttaaaatttattttatttcctcAATATTATGATCAAAATATAGTAACTAAACAAGCCAACCCTATAGATATGCATACAAAAGGGGATGACGAAAATGTAGCACATGGTTTAGTGTCCTCACAatatgataatgataatgatgataataatgataatgatgataataatgatgataataacaatagtagtaataatagtagtagtaataataacTGTACGAtgaataaacaaaatgatgatatccttttattaaataatttagacTATAAAATGTTTGATATATTAGTTCCCCGAACTTTTTGTGTTTTAATAAACATACTGTCTAATGTTGATCGGCAATATAGTAATGTTAATTTATCTGTACCTTtctcattttctttttttttttataatagctatatttataataaaatagtcAATATGCTACCCCAATTTAATAACATTGATTTATGCTTAATTATAGATTCCTTTCACAAATTTAAATATCCAAATaacaattatttatttaaatgtatTGAGAAAGAAGTTTTTAAAAGAATTAATACATTTgatatatatcaaatttctataatttttcaaaaattatcaaaatattggaattattattctatagATGATCATAAAAAGATGGAACatttttctataatttttatcaaaaatatacaaaaatatttattccattatttattaaataataaaaaaaaaaataaatatattttatacactGAAAATAAACATTCTTTAATTCAAATTGTTCCCATGTTTTTTTTGGCATATGTAAAGAatgttcctttttttttcccataTTATATAACCTTTagtaaatttttaaatctacaattatttttactagctaaatatgtaatacttttgaaaaataaacaCACCAAAAGTTGTACAACTACTAGCCAAAATTCTAACACTACTCAAACTTGTAATACTAGCCAAAGTTGTAATATTCTTAATACAGGGCCAGATGATATAAAACACATTTCGAACCATTTGGAAAATATGAATCAGACAATTTCgaatttaatttattcaaTTACCGGTTATTTATACAACATTTTAAcattatgtaaaaaaaatgaagaaaataaaattgtgcTTACTCATTTTTCGCTAACTCtagttaatatttataaattactTGAttattttaactttttttataataacagaaaaataatatcatcAAAAGAACATAATACTTTTATCATCCCTTTACATAAATCACAacttttaacatttttatatatatattggggttttattataaaattattttattatttaaataacatTCAACCtacagaaaataatatttataattctttattaacagattataaaattttttatcacaTAAACAAAGTTACCCCCaaaaatgattttttttattttattaaattaaaatatattaaaaaaatatttcagaTTATCACAACTTTGGATACTGTTAATTCAACTACTATAATGAAAGAATCATTAAAACGGAACAATATGCATATTGCACATATTTATTCAGACATACTAAATATAATTAACGAGAAAAAGTTGACTAgccaaaattattttttcaatagaCAAATTATAGCTTCCTACACAATTTCTGTACTGTGCAGGTCAAATtag
- a CDS encoding protein CutA, putative: protein MCYAYRLHYIRGPINTLMRITIYIFYIMFFLQSILTKERSNKLLFYSFFINNIFKLNSPNNIYTFKKKYKTFSTNNSINKMGDNNNPFIAVYVTTPTKEVAESISNILLNEKLASCINIIPGILSLYHWKGEIAKDNEFLMMIKTKKHLFDQIVKTVKSNHPYEVPEVISVPIHQGSNDYLKWISDSVKPDENDQKK, encoded by the exons ATGTGTTATGCATACCGTTTACATTATATCAGGGGTCCTATAAATACATTAATGCGTatcacaatatatatattttatataatgttttttttgcAATCTATTTTAACTAAGGAAAGGTCTAATAAGCTACttttttattccttttttataaataacatttttaaacttAATTCCCCAAACAATATTTATactttcaaaaaaaaatataaaacattttcaACAAATAATTCCATAAATAAAATGGGGGACAATAACAACCCTTTTATAGCAGTATATGTAACAACCCCAACCAAGGAAGTTGCAGAATcg atatctaatatattgttaaatgaaaaattagcTAGctgcataaatataattccCGGAATACTTAGTCTATATCATTGGAAGGGTGAAATAGcg AAAGATAACGAATTCTTAATGAtgattaaaacaaaaaaacatttatttgACCAAATTGTGAAGACTGTAAAATCAAATCATCCCTATGAAGTGCCAGAG gTAATATCTGTTCCAATTCACCAAGGAAGCAAT GACTATCTAAAATGGATATCCGACTCGGTTAAACCTGATGAAAATgaccaaaaaaaataa
- a CDS encoding leucine-rich repeat protein produces the protein MAQHQSTPKIKLKENILYSSNPILNEDEIADFVSSMNTQRTGKNDQYNNREKYNEIKKIELASLNINDWGLSILIPCILRSKNIVSLNLSNNNLTNDGANKLSQCFQYLPFLTELNLANNSIGSEGGINIIENLFSSISNCEINNFSNNKLTKNEIIILASHSTNNNKIYDLDLSDNFLGTNFILRLSQILEHNTVTNAITKVSIKYKLKLKNIGIDSLNIFSLFKNCTDVEMLDISENIINSPSLCKDIEILFKTQTNLTELHISDICNNSCKNSRYNNYGNELFLALIKYLHNAPNLKILSYTNNNINDEAFKQFCFFLKNNKDNKIKEINFSNNFISNLDVLNEALKNNEILNVINLSKNILTDENVKLFIYDTLSTNLNIYDISFSFNKLTNISCHYISDALLAQSRLIKKNIKLTCTNNNKLFTPILKFPLSTKFHQIDEHTNKQNPEQNKNIYKLHSTELYSDITTYDSERNDTYIENEFKNNTKIYNQKESNKNHQNKLAKFKIDKIDIPKDEYNREDSLPNREDSLPNRETSLPNDENDVKILISNRHKDENIFFSCIGNISFNRATQTTKNYFIQKNRRILIYDKNDAFYNSNHNFSINCFKGLKFLDLSGSSINNEGISFFMKPLNKSYCPLEFLDISSFQRLNDNIYQTLTTLISNKKYQFINNTSCLFKHLPLIVRGIPPTTIQLNDTDDNIDEENIESTWWNYKEGE, from the exons ATGGCTCAACACCAATCGACACccaaaattaaattaaaggAAAATATCTTGTATTCATCAAATCCAATATTAAACGAAGATGAGATAGCAGATTTTGTTTCCTCTATGAATACACAAAGGACAGGAAAAAATGATCAATATAATAAcagagaaaaatataatgaaattaaaaaaatcgaaCTCGCTAGTTTAAATATTAACGATTGGGGATTGTCTATCCTTATTCCTTGTATATTAAGGagtaaaaatattgtttctttaaatttatcaaataataatttaacaaat GATGGAGCAAATAAGCTTTCCCAATGTTTCCAGTATCTTCCATTTCTCACTGAATTAAATTTAGCTAATAATTCTATAGGATCAGAAGGtggaataaatattattgaaaatttgtTTTCATCTATCTCAAATTGTgaaattaacaatttttcaaataataaattaacaaaaaatgaaatcaTTATTTTAGCTAGCCATTCTacaaataacaataaaatatatgatctTGATTTGTCAGATAATTTTTTAGGaactaattttattttacgaTTGAGTCAAATACTAGAACATAACACTGTAACTAATGCTATTACTAAAGTatcaattaaatataaattaaaacttaaaaatatagggATAGACAgtttaaacattttttcactttttaaaaattgtacaGATGTTGAAATGTTAGACATAtctgaaaatataataaattcaCCATCATTGTGTAAagatattgaaatattatttaaaacacAAACAAATTTAACAGAATTACATATATCtgatatatgtaataatagTTGTAAAAATTCAcgatataataattatggtAATGAACTATTTTTAgcattaataaaatatttacataatgccccaaatttaaaaatactaTCTTacactaataataatataaatgatgaagcatttaaacaattttgtttttttcttaaaaataataaagataataaaattaaagaaatcAATTTctcaaataattttatatcaaATTTAGATGTATTAAATGAagcattaaaaaataatgaaatattaaatgttattaatttatctaaaaatatattaacagatgaaaatgttaaacTCTTTATTTATGATACATTATcaacaaatttaaatatatatgatatatccttttcttttaataaattaacaaatatatcttGTCATTATATTTCAGATGCTTTGTTAGCACAATCTAGactcataaaaaaaaacatcaaATTAACCtgcacaaataataataaattatttacccCTATTTTAAAATTCCCATTATCAACAAAATTTCACCAAATAGATGAACAtacaaataaacaaaatccagaacaaaataaaaatatatataaattacatTCCACCGAATTATATTCTGATATAACCACATACGATTCAGAAAGAAATGACACTTATATAGAAAacgaatttaaaaataataccaaaatatataaccaaaaagaaagtaataaaaatcaCCAAAATAAATTAGCTAAATTCAAAATAGATAAAATTGATATCCCCAAAGATGAATACAACAGAGAAGATTCACTACCCAACAGAGAAGATTCACTACCCAACAGAGAAACTTCACTACCCAACGATGAAAATgatgtaaaaatattaatatcaaATAGACATAAGGAcgaaaacatttttttttcgtgtATTGGAAATATAAGCTTTAACAGAGCCACTCAAACAactaaaaattattttattcaaaaaaatagaagaattttaatatatgataaaaatgatgccTTTTATAATTCTaatcataatttttctattaattgttttaaaggaTTAAAGTTCTTGGATTTATCAGGTTCttctataaataatgaaggaatatctttttttatgaaaCCATTAAATAAATCTTACTGTCCTCTAGAATTTTTAGATATTTCATCTTTTCAAAgattaaatgataatatatatcaaacaCTTACAACTTtaatatcaaataaaaaatatcaatttataaataacacATCTTGTCTTTTTAAACATTTACCTTTAATTGTTCGAGGAATACCACCAACAACTATTCAATTAAATGATACAGATGATAATATAGATGAAGAAAACATAg AGTCAACATGGTGGAATTATAAAGAAGGGGAATGa